DNA sequence from the Alkaliphilus metalliredigens QYMF genome:
AGAACCGATAAGTGGATTGAATTAGACAATATAAAAGTAAATAAATCCATAGGTAATGTAAGTGGAGAGGTAGATCACTTTACGAAGTTTGCTGTGTTAGCTATAGACCAAGATGCAGCAGAAGAAGAAAAAGAAAAACCAGTGCGAGTTTTTGCAGACGTTACAGGACACTGGGCAGAAACACATATCAACAACTTAGTAAAAACAGGAGCTATCGGTGGATACCCTGATGGAACATTTAAACCAGACAACAATATTACAAGAGCTGAATTTGCTACGGTATTAGTGAAGGCTCTGGATTTAGAAGTAAAATCAGGCAAAGTGTTTATTGATACAGCAGATCATTGGGCGAAGGATTATATTGCAACAGCTTATGCTAATGGCATTATAAGCGGATATGATGCAAATACATTTGGTGCCAACGACTTTATTACCCGTGAGCAAAAGGCGGTAATGATTGTAAAGGCTGCTGCTTTAGAAAATGCGACAATGTCAAAAAGTTATGTAGATGCAGAAAGCGTTTCTGATTGGGCAAAGACAGCAGTAGAAACTGCTAACGCTAAAGGGATTATTAATGGATATCCAGATGGAACCTTTAGACCTAAAAATAACGCAACAAGAGCAGAAGCAGCTACAGTAATTGCAAAAATTATTCATTAAAAAAGTAAATAAAAATAAAAATTCCCAAGAACTCTAGAGTTCTTGGGAATTTTTTACGGAATCAAACGATTATTGATGAAACTCTTCCCAATTAACGTCAAAGTGACTAAGTAATATAGTTAGGGAGAGAGGTGGAACAGATTTAGGGGACAAATTAAGATGAAAAAGAAGGTGTTGAGTGGATTGCTTATGATGATGACAATTTAAATATTTTAAAATATTTTTGTTTTCATAAACATAATAATCTTATATGGACATCCTCATAAATTACAAGTCGGGGCTGGGGATACCTAATGCGATTATTCTTAATAATCAGTTAAGAAATAGTCCTCGAAATTTAGTTTATAATGATATATAGTGAATAAATAAGTAAGTATAACAGAGTCTCCCTCTTATTTGAAAAAGAGAGGCTGCTTTATACTTACTTTATATTTGACTATTGGATACAAAGGAATAGGATCGCGATTTGTCATTAACAATAGTGTATCTAGATGATTTAATTTATATACAATTATTCTAAAATTTAGAAAGTAGGAGGTGAATAAAGTGACCCAGAAAACAAAAGAGGCCATGGCAGCGTCTCTTAAAGAGCGCTTGCGCAAAACAACGCTTCAAAACATTACAGTGAAAGATATCGTAAAAGATTGCGAGGTAAACCGTCAGACGTTTTACTATCATTTTCAGGATAGTTTTGCGTTACTGGAATGGATTTTTGAAACTGAAGGCACGAAAGCGATCTCGACCAATAAAACCTATGACACCTGGGAACAAGGATTTTTACGGGTATTTCAGTATGTGGAACAAAACAAAATGCTTGTGCATAATGCATATCATTCTATGGGTCGTGAACACGTGGAGAGGTACTTGTATAGTGTAGTTTACAGGTTGCTGATAAATGTAATCAATGAGCAAGCGAAAGGTATGAATGTACCTGAAGACGACAAGGGGTTCATTGCTGATTTTTATAAGTATGCCTTTGTGGGAATAATGTTGGAGTGGATTCATCAAGGTATGAAAGAGCGTCCAGAAGATATTGTCGATAGGCTAAGCAAGTTGATCACAGGGGCCATTCATAGGGCGTTGCTTAAATATGAGCAGTAAGGCATATCGTCCTTTTTGATAAAATTTCCAGTCATATGAAAAAAACTCATGTAAGTGATATACTATAGCTACTAGTGAAAATACAAGGAGGAAATATGATGAAGGTAAAAAAAGCCATTATTCCAGCGGCGGGGCTAGGGACACGTTTTCTACCGGCTACTAAAGCGCAACCAAAGGAAATGCTACCCATTGTGGATAAACCAACACTGCAATATATTATTGAAGAAGCCGTGGCTTCTGGGATTGAAGAGATTTTGATTATTACAGGTCGAAATAAAAAGTCCATTGAAGATCACTTTGATAAGTCTGTGGAGTTAGAGCTAGAGCTTGAAAGCAAGGGTAAGACAGAGCTGTTAGAGGAAGTACGTAAGATTTCAGATATGGTGAATATCCATTACATTCGTCAAAAGGAACCAAAGGGCCTAGGACATGCCATCCACTGTGCCAAAAGCTTTATTGGCAATGAGCCATTTGCAGTTTTACTGGGGGATGACATCGTGGATGCACCTAAGCCTTGTCTAAAGCAGATGATTGATGCCTACAATGAATACAAAACCAGTATTTTAGGTGTTCAGGAAGTTCCATGGGAAGACGTTAATAAATATGGGATTGTTAAGGGAATGCATATTGAGGATCGAATCTATAAGGTGAAGGATTTGATAGAAAAACCAGCTGTGAATGAGGCACCTTCTAATGTGGCCATCCTGGGAAGATATATTATCACACCAAATATTTTCGAAATTCTAGAGAATACCCCACCAGGCAAAGGAGGAGAAATTCAATTAACCGATGCCCTAAGGGTATTGGCTCAAAAAGAGGCCATGTATGCCTATCATTTTGAAGGAAGAAGATATGATGTAGGGGATAAGCAGGGCTTTTTAGAAGCTACTGTGGAGTTTGCATTAAAGAGAGAAGATCTCAGAGAAGATTTCTTAGCTTACTTACAAAAGATTACACGTCGGGAAGTAGAACGTGAACAAACCCAGGTACAAGTTCAAGAAGTGGCCATGACAGATAAGGAATAAAATAAATAATTTTAATAAAGACCTTTTGTTAAGGGGTGGTAGAGCAATTGACCTAATGTATCTTAGCAAAGGGTCTTTATTTTTTATATTGTAGATATTTGTCGAAGGTATATGATAGAATTGTGTAGATGAGTAATAATTAAAAGTGGGATAAAATATAAATAAGAGATCATTTACCCAAGGGAAATCGGAGGATTATAAGATATGAAATGGGACATGGAAAAGAAGTTTGATTTTAAGGGAAGGAATATGAAAATAGTTGTGATTGCAGTGTTGATGATAGTAGTGGCACAGGCCTTAATTGGAACCATGTCTTTATCGATTGTCTTTAATGTTACTGCCCTACAGATCATTTTTGCAGGGATTTTAATTTCTGTTTTTATGAGCTTTCCCTTGGAGATTTTGACCAATACAGTAAAACTTGTGAAGGAAAGTTTTACAAATGATATTAATTATGATGAGACAATCCATAAAATCTATGAGCTAACGGTTAAGATTAAAAAAAAGGGTGTTTTATCCATACAAGCAGAAATCGACCAAGAGGAAAACACATTTCTACGGGATGCAATGATCCTGTTAAATGATTATAAACGTTCCGATGCAATCGAAGATATTTTAGACAATGACATTGAGTCAAGACAGATGAATCTATATAAATGTCATAATGTCCTCAATATGATTGCCCACATCGCCCCTGCCTTTGGGCTCATTGGAACCTTGGTGGGAATGATTGGGCTCCTTGCCAATATCAGTATACCAGATCAAATTATGAACAATATGGCAGCAGCCTTAGTTTCCACATTATACGGGAGCCTAATTGCCAACATAATTGCGGTTCCTCTCATGGCTAGACTAAAAGAACATATAGAACAAAGAGTACTGCAATATCGAATCATAAAGGAAGGAATACTGCTGATCGCACAAGAGGATACCGCCAGAAATGTTTTCGATAAGATGAACGTGATGCTAAAGGAAGAAAATAGATTGATCTATCCTAGACGAGCCCAAGAGGAAAGGAAACATGAAAGCTATGAGTTCAAAGTATGATGGCAAGAAATATGAAACTGAATACTCCAATAGCTGGCTCATCACCTACAGTGATATGATCACTATCGTATTATGCTTTTTTATCATTTTCTTTACATTTACAGCTGAGGAAGCCAGTGTGCTTTATCATGTGAAGGAAGCCTTAACCTCTGAAGTGGCGGATCTAAGTGATGAAAACCAGAGACTACTGGAGGAAAAGGAATCCTTGGCAGCCCTTTTATTTGGATTAGAAGACATTGAGTTGGATTTAGTCCAATCCCAAGAGACATTTATCCGCTTTTTACGAGAGAATCACCTACTGGACCGGGTAGATGTTATTGAAGAGGAGCGAGGTCTTGTGATCCGTTTTAGAGATAGTGTTCTCTTTGGAAGTGGACAGGCTAGGATCTCTCAAGAGGGGTATATGCTGTTGGATCACGTAACGGCTAAGCTAAGAACCATTGATAATGCCATTGTTATTGAAGGGTTCACCGATAACATTCCCATCCAAACCAATGAATTTCCATCAAACTGGGAGCTATCGGTGGCACGGGCCATTGGTGTAGCCAGGTATATGATTGATGAAGAGTATATTGAAGAAAGTCGGATTTCCGTCAGTGGGTTTGGAGAACAACAGCCCATTGATAGCAATGAAACCAATGAAGGACGAGCCAATAATCGAAGGATTGAGATTACGATATTACATTGATGAATAGGTTTAGCGTCGAGGATATAATTTGATCCTTGGCGCTATTTTTATTTAAGTGGAGATGATTTATTTCCCTTAATTTACATTGGAAGAGATTTCCTTATAACGTTGAAATTTCAATGCTTTTAGGATAAAATCATAATATAGATATAGAATTGTTTCTTCGTAAGTAATAAAACTATGAAAAAACCATTCAATATTATAGAAGTAAGTGGAGGGATTTTAATGAAAAGTAACAATGTAAAAAGAAAAGCAATTGGAGCTGTGGTGGCAGGGTCTTTGGTTGTATCTTCATTAAGTGGGGTTTTTGCTCAGAATTTAACTGATATTGATGGACATTGGGCTAAAGAAAGAATACAAGATTGGGTAGCAGCAGAGCTATTATCAGGTTATCCAGATGGAAGCTTTAAGCCAGATCAATCGATTTCAAGGGCTGAATTTATGTCTCTAGTCAATAAATCATTTGACTACACAGTTGAGAAAGAAGGTAGTTTTTCAGATGTGTCTAAGGATGAATGGTTTGCATCAGTAGTAGCTGTAGCAAATGGTGCTGGGTACATATCTGGCTATGATGACGAAACAATGAAACCAAATCAACCGATTAGCCGTCAAGAAGTTGCAACAATCATCACAAAAATTATGAAATTAGAAGAAAATGTTGAACAAGCAGCTGAGTTTACTGACCATGAAGGAATTGCTCAGTGGAGTAAAGGATTTATAGGCGCGGTATCTGCTGCAAGATATATGAACGGATATCCTGATGGAAGCTTCCAAGCTAAAAAGGAAATGACAAGAGCTGAGGCTGTTGCGGCCTTAGATAAGGTCATCAGTGAGCTATCTGATGGAGAAGGAGAAGTAACTGATCAAGAGGCAGTAGAGGCAGCAGCAGAGTTAATGACAGATGAAGTTACTTATAATGCTGAAGCAAATGCCCTAACAATTAACTTCTCTGAAGCACCAGATGCTGGAGTTGAATTTGCAACTCGAGTAGGAAATGGAATCGGAGAGTTTCAAACAACTACAGGTCAAACAGTTACCCTAAAGGTATATGGCGATACAAAAGTAGGAGACATTGACATTTTCATTAGAAAAGGTGAAGCAACAAGTGTTGTAGAATCTGTTTATAGCAGAGACTAAATAGGAAAAAGTTAAAATGAGAAAAAGAACTTCAGATTGTTTGGAGTTCTTTTTCCTTATATGGAGAAAGGGGATAACCATGAATTGGAAAATAAAGACAGCAATGATATTGACATTGGCTATGGTGTTAATGCTTTCCGGATGCTCTCTAGGAGAAAAAGAAGACCCCTCTGTGGCTAAAGCCAATGCAAACTATAAAAATGCATTACAACTAATCAAAGCAGATCAGCTAGCAGAGGCCAAGGGAATATTAGAAGAATCAATAGAGCTGAACGCCACGGAAGGGATTTACCACATAGCCCTGGGAAATATATACTTGAGAGAAGATGAAAAAGAGACAGCCCTAAGCAACTTCGTGAGATCAATAGAGAAAACACCTAAATACAGAGAGGCATACAACAACGCTGTAGGCCTTTACATGTTAAATAATCAGTATGAACAGGCACTGACCACGGTACAAGAGGGTCTGGCAATAGCTCCAGAAGATCTTGAACTCACATTTAAAAAAGCCCAAATATACTTTATTCAAGACAAAAATGAAGAAGCAATTGAAGGATTCCAATTCTTAATAGAGGCAGATAGTGAAACATATTTTGAGGCATACAGATTCCTAGGACTATCTCAATTGAACCTGGATTTAAAAGAAGAAGCAAAGATGAATTTAGAAAAATATATAGAAGTAGCACCTGAGGCAGTACCAGTCAGAGAAAGCATCGAAAATATTCTAAGCACACTAAAATAAGAGAGATGACATCAAGAGACTATCGGCATCACAAGGTAGTCTCTTTTTCAATTGCGAAAGAGTGTATAAGATGAAGAGTATATTGAAGAAAATTTAGATAAATGGTATACTAAACTTGTATAGTTATATATTTTTATGGAAAGGGTGATGAAATGCCAACCATATGTATGTTTTATGGAATAATAATTAGAATGTTTTGTGCTCCAGGAGAACATAATCCACCACACTTCCATGCTTATTACGGAGAATATAAGGCAACAGTTGATATAAGAACTTGTGAATTAATTGAAGGTAATCTACCCAAAAAACAGCTTAAGCTTGTTCTAGCGTGGGCTGAACTACGACAAGAAGACTTATTAGCAAATTGGACTTTAGCAATGAATAGTGAACTTCCTTTTAAAGTTGAACCGTTAAAATAGGAGGTGTAAATTTATGTATTTAGCTATTATGAATGTGAAGCCATTAATTGATTACCAATTACTTTTAACTTTTGAGAATGGTGAAAAAAGAATCTTTGATATGAAGCCTTATTTAGACAAAGGTATATTCAAAGAGCTAAAAGACGAGAAAAAATTCAAGTCGGTCAGAGTAAGTTTTGATAGTATTGAATGGTGTAATCAAGCTGACATTGATCCAGAAGTTTTATATGAAAAAAGTGTGAAATATTCATTGCAATGATGGTTTTAAATGGACACCAAAACTAACGACCCCAGCAAACCTTGGGAGCAATCAACCTCTTAAGGGACTGGGGTTTTTGTTTTTTGTATAATCGAGTTGTTTTAACAGGAATTTCATCAACATGTATAGAACCTAACTACAGTAGAAAAGAATAATAATAAGATGAATTTTGTCAAAGTGATGTATATGGGGACTTTGGGTATAGAGGATCAGAAAACAAGAAAGGAAGATGAAAATGGCGGTACTTGTTTGTGGTGGAGCTGGATATATTGGGAGTCATACGGTTTTGGCTTTGTTAAAGGAAAAAGTTGAGGTCATTGTATTAGATAATTTGAGTAAAGGACATAGAGAGGCTCTACCTTCTGAGGTAAAGCTATACCAAGGAGATCTACGAGATGAAAAGTTATTGGCTGGGATTTTTATAGATAATGAAATTGATGGAGTGATCCACTTTGCTGCGGATTCCTTGGTGGGAGAAAGTGTAGAGGCTCCTTTGAAATACTATGAAAACAATGTATATGGCAGCCTATCCTTGTTAAAGGCAATGGCGAAACACGGTGTGAAGAAAATTGTTTTTTCCTCTACGGCGGCGGTTTACGGAGAGCCAAGGGAAGTTCCTATTGTAGAGGAGAGTTTGACCCTACCAACCAATCCCTATGGCGAGACAAAGCTGGCTGTAGAGCGGATGCTGAAGTGGGCCCAGGAGGCCCATGGCATTGAGTTTGTTGTGCTTCGCTACTTCAATGCAGCTGGAGCTGAGGAAGAGGGAACAATTGGAGAGGATCACAGCCCTGAAAGTCACTTGATTCCACTGGTATTAGAAGTGGCCCTGGGGAAACGAGAGAAGATTTACATTTTTGGAGAGGATTACCCAACGGAGGATGGCACCTGTGTCAGAGACTACATCCATGTGATGGATTTAGCAGATGCTCATCTATTGGCTCTAAAACGATTACAAAGAGGTGAGGGAAGTGGCACCTATAACCTAGGCAATGGAAAGGGCTTTTCCGTGCAAGAGGTCATTGAGACCGCTAGACGAATCACTGGAAAACCCATTCCTGCAGAGATGGCTCCAAGACGGGCAGGAGATCCCGCAGTGTTAATTGCTTCCTCTGATAAAGCAAGAAAAGAGTTGGGATGGACATCTCAATATGACTCACTGGAAAAAATCATCGGAACTGCCTGGAAATGGCATCATTCCAACCCTTATGGATTTAAATCTTAAATTGTGTTATAATGACATTGCATAATTACCTTTTAATAATGACATTTTACATCAACACAACTATAAGCGATATATTAAACTTTTGAGAACATAGGGAGAAAAGAAATGGCACAAAAACGTATACAAAGGACAGTGGCAGGCTGTTATGTAGTGTTTCTCATATTAACTGTCATTTATGGCATGTTTATCCGGGGTCCCTATTTATTCAAAAGACCCACGGTTTATTTGTTGACCTATGCATTATTAGGGGCAGCACTGATGATTGGGGTATTTTATTTATTGGACAGGGTTCCATTTTTAAAGGATCCTAGGGTATTTATTCCTATTTTAGGGGTGATCACCTTTGTGCCACGATACATTTGGGTGAGGCTCATTACAACGGTACCGGTGTATGACTTTGCCAGGTTTCACCAATACACCCAGGCATTGATCAGGGGGGAATATGACTCCTATTTGGAGATTCGGAATGTGTTTCCTCATTTGAGTGGGTATCCCCTTATTTTGTCCTATGTCTATCGAATATTTGGAGACAGTGTGGCAGTAGGAAAGGCATTTAATCTATTTTGTGCTGTGATGACGGCGGTGATAATCTATTTAATAGGTAAAGAGATCTTTGGAGAACGAGGGGGCAGAATAGCTGGACTCCTTTTTGCCCTATGGCCCACATTGATTATGTACACCCCTGTATTGGCTTCGGAGCATATTTTCTTACTGTTATTTTTATTGGCCTTATATTTATTTCTAATTTATACGAAAAAGCCCCTGAAGGGATGGGAGTTACTAAGGCTACTACTAATCGGAGTTGTCATGGCATTTTCCCATATTGTGAGACCTGTGGCCTCATTACTATTTCCTCCCATGCTTGTGTATTTGCTGTTTTACCAAGG
Encoded proteins:
- a CDS encoding TetR-like C-terminal domain-containing protein, translating into MTQKTKEAMAASLKERLRKTTLQNITVKDIVKDCEVNRQTFYYHFQDSFALLEWIFETEGTKAISTNKTYDTWEQGFLRVFQYVEQNKMLVHNAYHSMGREHVERYLYSVVYRLLINVINEQAKGMNVPEDDKGFIADFYKYAFVGIMLEWIHQGMKERPEDIVDRLSKLITGAIHRALLKYEQ
- the galU gene encoding UTP--glucose-1-phosphate uridylyltransferase GalU — protein: MMKVKKAIIPAAGLGTRFLPATKAQPKEMLPIVDKPTLQYIIEEAVASGIEEILIITGRNKKSIEDHFDKSVELELELESKGKTELLEEVRKISDMVNIHYIRQKEPKGLGHAIHCAKSFIGNEPFAVLLGDDIVDAPKPCLKQMIDAYNEYKTSILGVQEVPWEDVNKYGIVKGMHIEDRIYKVKDLIEKPAVNEAPSNVAILGRYIITPNIFEILENTPPGKGGEIQLTDALRVLAQKEAMYAYHFEGRRYDVGDKQGFLEATVEFALKREDLREDFLAYLQKITRREVEREQTQVQVQEVAMTDKE
- a CDS encoding motility protein A, translating into MKWDMEKKFDFKGRNMKIVVIAVLMIVVAQALIGTMSLSIVFNVTALQIIFAGILISVFMSFPLEILTNTVKLVKESFTNDINYDETIHKIYELTVKIKKKGVLSIQAEIDQEENTFLRDAMILLNDYKRSDAIEDILDNDIESRQMNLYKCHNVLNMIAHIAPAFGLIGTLVGMIGLLANISIPDQIMNNMAAALVSTLYGSLIANIIAVPLMARLKEHIEQRVLQYRIIKEGILLIAQEDTARNVFDKMNVMLKEENRLIYPRRAQEERKHESYEFKV
- a CDS encoding OmpA/MotB family protein, whose protein sequence is MKAMSSKYDGKKYETEYSNSWLITYSDMITIVLCFFIIFFTFTAEEASVLYHVKEALTSEVADLSDENQRLLEEKESLAALLFGLEDIELDLVQSQETFIRFLRENHLLDRVDVIEEERGLVIRFRDSVLFGSGQARISQEGYMLLDHVTAKLRTIDNAIVIEGFTDNIPIQTNEFPSNWELSVARAIGVARYMIDEEYIEESRISVSGFGEQQPIDSNETNEGRANNRRIEITILH
- a CDS encoding S-layer homology domain-containing protein, producing MKSNNVKRKAIGAVVAGSLVVSSLSGVFAQNLTDIDGHWAKERIQDWVAAELLSGYPDGSFKPDQSISRAEFMSLVNKSFDYTVEKEGSFSDVSKDEWFASVVAVANGAGYISGYDDETMKPNQPISRQEVATIITKIMKLEENVEQAAEFTDHEGIAQWSKGFIGAVSAARYMNGYPDGSFQAKKEMTRAEAVAALDKVISELSDGEGEVTDQEAVEAAAELMTDEVTYNAEANALTINFSEAPDAGVEFATRVGNGIGEFQTTTGQTVTLKVYGDTKVGDIDIFIRKGEATSVVESVYSRD
- a CDS encoding tetratricopeptide repeat protein; the protein is MNWKIKTAMILTLAMVLMLSGCSLGEKEDPSVAKANANYKNALQLIKADQLAEAKGILEESIELNATEGIYHIALGNIYLREDEKETALSNFVRSIEKTPKYREAYNNAVGLYMLNNQYEQALTTVQEGLAIAPEDLELTFKKAQIYFIQDKNEEAIEGFQFLIEADSETYFEAYRFLGLSQLNLDLKEEAKMNLEKYIEVAPEAVPVRESIENILSTLK
- a CDS encoding DUF4160 domain-containing protein → MPTICMFYGIIIRMFCAPGEHNPPHFHAYYGEYKATVDIRTCELIEGNLPKKQLKLVLAWAELRQEDLLANWTLAMNSELPFKVEPLK
- a CDS encoding DUF2442 domain-containing protein; the encoded protein is MYLAIMNVKPLIDYQLLLTFENGEKRIFDMKPYLDKGIFKELKDEKKFKSVRVSFDSIEWCNQADIDPEVLYEKSVKYSLQ
- the galE gene encoding UDP-glucose 4-epimerase GalE codes for the protein MAVLVCGGAGYIGSHTVLALLKEKVEVIVLDNLSKGHREALPSEVKLYQGDLRDEKLLAGIFIDNEIDGVIHFAADSLVGESVEAPLKYYENNVYGSLSLLKAMAKHGVKKIVFSSTAAVYGEPREVPIVEESLTLPTNPYGETKLAVERMLKWAQEAHGIEFVVLRYFNAAGAEEEGTIGEDHSPESHLIPLVLEVALGKREKIYIFGEDYPTEDGTCVRDYIHVMDLADAHLLALKRLQRGEGSGTYNLGNGKGFSVQEVIETARRITGKPIPAEMAPRRAGDPAVLIASSDKARKELGWTSQYDSLEKIIGTAWKWHHSNPYGFKS
- a CDS encoding glycosyltransferase family 39 protein, yielding MAQKRIQRTVAGCYVVFLILTVIYGMFIRGPYLFKRPTVYLLTYALLGAALMIGVFYLLDRVPFLKDPRVFIPILGVITFVPRYIWVRLITTVPVYDFARFHQYTQALIRGEYDSYLEIRNVFPHLSGYPLILSYVYRIFGDSVAVGKAFNLFCAVMTAVIIYLIGKEIFGERGGRIAGLLFALWPTLIMYTPVLASEHIFLLLFLLALYLFLIYTKKPLKGWELLRLLLIGVVMAFSHIVRPVASLLFPPMLVYLLFYQGVGNSLGAFVKDKLKIMVLIILAFTLTMGALNWMYIDQIKVPLGKTAGGFNLYVGTDPERNGMWNPTAWEIIEEYDHDFDRVHGEAQRRAIERIKEDPRAFVGLAERKFAIQWGTDDYGLYWSMLERYPETDFGLWVDENKNEVNIFAQSYYMAIILLALLGCWRLLTKVPSHAVGFFAMIVLIFAAAHVLIEVQSRYHHPISPFFIVTAVVGIEH